A window of the Tunturibacter empetritectus genome harbors these coding sequences:
- the rfbD gene encoding dTDP-4-dehydrorhamnose reductase has protein sequence MVSGRLPLGERILLTGASGQVGGELLQTLKSLGDVVAPEREMMDLANAVSVRETIRAIRPRWIVNPGAYTAVDKAESEPEMANAINAEAVRVIGEEARALGAGVVHFSTDYVFDGLGNRPYLETDAAEPGSVYGASKLAGERALAESGAGHMIFRTSWVYGGRGRNFLLTILKLASERETLRIVNDQHGAPTWSRDLARMTAHVIGRVEATAETTGLERSIEDASGIYHAAGCGETTWFEFAAEALQLRREMEPGVQFATVEAISTAQYPTPARRPLNSRLNCSKLRERFSWSMMDWRQSLREVLAEL, from the coding sequence ATGGTGTCTGGGAGGTTGCCGCTGGGTGAGCGGATCCTGTTGACGGGAGCTTCGGGCCAGGTTGGTGGTGAGCTACTTCAGACCCTGAAGTCGTTGGGGGATGTGGTTGCCCCGGAACGCGAAATGATGGATCTTGCGAATGCGGTTTCGGTCAGGGAGACGATTCGTGCGATTCGGCCCAGATGGATTGTGAATCCCGGAGCTTACACGGCGGTCGACAAAGCGGAGAGCGAGCCGGAGATGGCGAATGCGATTAATGCCGAGGCTGTCAGGGTAATAGGAGAAGAGGCGCGAGCGCTTGGTGCTGGTGTCGTCCATTTTTCTACGGACTATGTTTTTGATGGCTTAGGGAATAGACCATACCTTGAAACTGATGCAGCCGAACCAGGGAGTGTCTATGGCGCGAGCAAGCTGGCCGGCGAGAGGGCACTTGCGGAGAGTGGTGCAGGGCACATGATCTTCCGCACGAGTTGGGTCTATGGAGGACGAGGGCGGAATTTTCTGTTGACGATCTTGAAGCTTGCAAGCGAACGCGAGACATTACGAATCGTGAACGACCAGCATGGTGCGCCAACCTGGAGTCGTGATCTGGCGAGGATGACAGCGCATGTAATCGGGCGAGTCGAAGCAACCGCAGAGACAACCGGACTAGAGAGGTCAATTGAGGACGCGAGCGGGATTTACCACGCGGCTGGCTGCGGTGAGACTACATGGTTCGAATTTGCAGCGGAGGCGCTTCAACTGCGCCGCGAAATGGAGCCTGGAGTGCAGTTTGCGACCGTCGAGGCAATCTCGACTGCTCAATATCCCACTCCTGCGAGGCGGCCGTTGAACTCACGGTTGAACTGCAGCAAGCTGAGGGAACGATTCAGTTGGTCCATGATGGACTGGCGGCAATCGCTGCGAGAGGTGTTAGCAGAGCTATGA
- the rfbA gene encoding glucose-1-phosphate thymidylyltransferase RfbA translates to MKGIILAGGSGTRLHPVTQVVSKQLLPVYDKPMIYYPLSALLLAGIREILVISTPEDTPRFEQLLGSGEQWGIKLQYAVQPSPDGLAQAFLIGKEFLAGKGCCLVLGDNIFYGHDFARTLREAAAGGAGATVFAYPVLDPERYGVVEFDQHRQAISIEEKPLKPKSRYAVTGIYFYDAQVVGIAEGLKPSPRGELEITDVNRWYLERGQLRTQVLGRGIAWLDTGTHDSLLDAATFIHTIEKRQGLKVACPEEIVYRLGYINTDQLRNLASKIAKSTYGQYLLRVLEETVY, encoded by the coding sequence ATGAAGGGGATTATTCTCGCAGGCGGCTCTGGGACGAGGCTGCATCCGGTCACGCAGGTAGTCTCAAAGCAACTGCTGCCGGTCTACGACAAGCCGATGATCTACTATCCGCTGTCGGCGCTCTTACTGGCAGGGATTCGCGAGATTCTCGTGATCTCTACTCCGGAAGATACCCCGCGTTTCGAGCAGCTGTTGGGAAGTGGTGAGCAGTGGGGAATCAAGCTTCAGTATGCGGTGCAGCCGTCTCCAGATGGTCTGGCCCAGGCGTTTTTGATCGGTAAAGAGTTTCTTGCAGGGAAGGGGTGTTGTCTGGTGCTGGGAGACAACATCTTCTACGGACATGATTTTGCCAGGACATTACGGGAGGCTGCTGCAGGTGGTGCCGGAGCGACAGTGTTCGCTTATCCTGTTCTTGACCCGGAGCGATATGGGGTTGTGGAGTTCGACCAGCATCGCCAGGCGATCTCGATTGAAGAGAAGCCGCTGAAACCGAAGTCGCGCTATGCGGTGACGGGAATCTACTTTTATGATGCGCAGGTTGTTGGCATCGCTGAAGGGCTGAAACCCTCGCCGCGGGGTGAACTCGAGATCACAGATGTAAATCGCTGGTACCTGGAGCGAGGACAACTGAGGACTCAGGTGCTTGGCCGCGGAATCGCATGGCTCGATACTGGAACACACGATTCTCTGCTGGATGCGGCGACGTTCATCCATACGATTGAGAAGCGACAGGGGCTGAAGGTAGCTTGCCCTGAAGAGATTGTGTACCGGCTCGGTTACATAAATACCGATCAGCTGCGAAACCTGGCATCGAAGATCGCGAAGAGCACTTATGGGCAGTATCTGCTGAGGGTGCTGGAAGAGACGGTGTACTGA
- the rfbB gene encoding dTDP-glucose 4,6-dehydratase, with amino-acid sequence MRAATEAEAIPCSDSILVTGGAGFIGSNYVLDWLAAGHGPVVNLDKLTYAGNPENLASIERSSAYTFVHGDICDAKAVSGLLQRYRPRAVIHFAAESHVDRSILGPEAFLRTNIDGTFTLLQAARAYYEGLAGADRERFRFLHVSTDEVYGTLTPEAPAFHEDTPYAPNSPYAASKAASDHLVRAWVHTYGLPAIITNCSNNYGPYQFPEKLIPLMIANALQGKPLPVYGDGQQVRDWLYVGDHASALRTILERGRIGETYNIGGGNQRSNLEVVTTVCALLDELVPQSKFKPHLQLMTYVTDRPGHDRRYAIDARKLEGELGWRAQESFETGLRKTVEWYLRNASWVEHVTSGAYQQWVLQNYSGREDQLAVADRGFLTEAGERVR; translated from the coding sequence ATGAGAGCAGCAACAGAGGCAGAAGCGATCCCGTGCAGCGATTCCATTCTAGTGACTGGCGGAGCCGGGTTTATAGGGAGCAACTACGTGCTGGACTGGCTGGCTGCAGGCCATGGACCGGTCGTCAACCTGGACAAGCTGACGTATGCGGGGAATCCGGAGAACCTTGCGTCTATTGAGCGCAGCTCTGCCTACACGTTTGTGCATGGTGATATCTGCGACGCGAAGGCGGTTTCCGGATTGCTGCAAAGATACCGCCCGCGAGCGGTGATTCATTTCGCAGCGGAAAGCCATGTCGACCGTTCGATTTTGGGCCCAGAAGCGTTTCTGCGAACCAATATCGACGGCACATTTACCTTGCTGCAGGCGGCACGGGCGTACTACGAGGGCTTAGCAGGGGCAGATCGGGAGAGGTTCCGCTTTCTGCATGTTTCGACCGATGAGGTGTATGGCACGCTGACGCCGGAGGCGCCGGCTTTTCATGAAGACACGCCATACGCTCCAAACAGTCCTTATGCGGCGTCGAAGGCGGCGTCGGACCATCTGGTGAGGGCATGGGTGCATACCTACGGGCTACCGGCTATCATCACGAACTGCTCAAATAACTATGGTCCGTATCAGTTTCCAGAGAAGCTGATTCCGCTGATGATTGCGAATGCGCTGCAGGGTAAGCCGCTGCCTGTCTATGGAGATGGACAACAGGTTAGAGACTGGTTGTATGTAGGAGACCATGCGAGTGCCTTGCGCACGATTCTGGAACGAGGCCGCATTGGCGAGACGTACAACATCGGCGGGGGAAATCAGCGAAGCAATCTCGAGGTAGTGACTACGGTGTGCGCACTGCTGGATGAGCTGGTGCCGCAGTCAAAATTTAAACCGCATCTGCAGTTGATGACCTACGTTACCGATCGGCCGGGGCATGATCGACGGTATGCGATCGATGCGCGCAAGCTTGAGGGAGAACTCGGCTGGAGAGCGCAGGAGAGCTTTGAGACCGGGCTGAGGAAGACGGTGGAGTGGTATCTGAGAAACGCGTCGTGGGTAGAGCATGTAACCAGCGGGGCTTATCAGCAATGGGTTCTCCAGAACTATTCCGGTCGCGAAGATCAGCTTGCTGTTGCTGATCGTGGCTTCTTGACCGAGGCAGGCGAGAGGGTTCGATGA
- a CDS encoding PP2C family protein-serine/threonine phosphatase: MEIESSLHLQQQIARLQALLDTTHRIHSTIELDSVLRSVLQITVRELEMAGAFFTAFPFSYGEIPPRFLLHPPSSDPRRGCYRFPLLDRHGAALTEMVVITREGAPLTLFEQDFLEHLAVQAAVAIENARYHEQTLDMERVKQDLSCARDIQRSLLPQTFPDISGYSIAGRSQTCYEVGGDYLDLIPLTSGELMIVVADVAGKGLASALVGSSFRAALRAIANSGMPLADMATHMNLLHYKEGEESRRRYVTAMFLKLDPKTHTVEVVNCGHNPAFLLNGSDVPELIEASGTPVGMLPFSGYSAEKYVLSEKAKLLIYTDGMTEVFQGDEEFGQDRLMEAFRTCRVSDATGTLNSIWQTLDAFSNQENQSDDMTALVIGRKP, from the coding sequence ATGGAAATCGAAAGCAGTCTCCATCTTCAGCAGCAAATTGCACGTCTACAAGCACTCCTCGACACGACCCACAGAATCCATAGCACCATCGAATTGGACAGCGTTCTCCGCAGCGTCCTGCAGATCACCGTGCGGGAACTTGAGATGGCGGGTGCATTTTTTACAGCCTTTCCGTTTTCTTACGGGGAGATCCCCCCACGATTTCTCTTGCATCCGCCGTCCTCCGATCCAAGACGCGGTTGTTACCGCTTCCCTTTGCTGGATCGCCACGGTGCTGCCCTTACCGAAATGGTAGTCATCACCCGCGAAGGCGCTCCGCTCACCCTCTTCGAGCAGGACTTTCTAGAACATCTCGCAGTCCAGGCCGCCGTCGCGATTGAAAACGCACGATATCACGAACAAACCCTGGATATGGAGAGGGTCAAGCAGGATCTCTCCTGCGCACGCGACATTCAGCGGAGCCTCCTTCCTCAAACGTTTCCAGACATCTCCGGCTACAGCATCGCGGGCCGCTCGCAGACCTGCTATGAAGTCGGCGGCGACTACCTCGATCTCATCCCACTTACCTCTGGCGAGCTGATGATCGTCGTAGCCGACGTCGCAGGCAAAGGCCTTGCCTCGGCCCTGGTTGGCAGCTCATTTCGGGCGGCGTTGCGAGCTATCGCGAACTCGGGGATGCCGCTCGCCGACATGGCGACACACATGAACCTTCTCCACTACAAAGAAGGCGAGGAGTCCCGCCGCCGCTACGTCACGGCCATGTTCCTGAAGCTTGATCCAAAGACACATACTGTCGAAGTAGTTAACTGCGGTCACAATCCGGCCTTTCTTCTCAACGGCAGCGATGTCCCTGAGTTGATTGAGGCCAGTGGAACCCCGGTCGGGATGTTGCCTTTCTCTGGTTACTCGGCAGAAAAATATGTACTGTCCGAGAAGGCGAAGCTGCTAATCTACACCGACGGAATGACTGAGGTATTTCAAGGTGACGAAGAATTCGGCCAGGATCGTCTCATGGAGGCCTTCCGCACCTGCCGAGTCTCGGACGCGACTGGAACACTGAACTCGATTTGGCAGACTCTGGATGCTTTCTCCAATCAGGAAAACCAATCAGACGATATGACCGCACTCGTAATTGGACGAAAGCCGTAG
- a CDS encoding ATP-binding protein, producing MNSIELRLPSRLGFEKVAMSTASSVAKLMGFAPDRVEDLKTAVAEACINAMEHGNKLDESLIVDVILSMNEGSLEVKVLDTGTGPPGGVHAPDMDKKMHGEEASRGMGMFLIQSLVDEAEWVSAPLTGSYARLVIRLNNTRD from the coding sequence GTGAACAGCATCGAGCTGCGTCTTCCTTCGCGTCTCGGCTTTGAAAAAGTTGCAATGAGCACCGCCTCCAGTGTCGCCAAACTGATGGGCTTCGCTCCGGACCGGGTTGAAGATCTAAAAACCGCTGTCGCCGAAGCTTGCATCAATGCCATGGAGCATGGAAACAAACTCGACGAATCTCTGATTGTCGATGTCATTCTCTCCATGAACGAGGGTTCCCTTGAAGTAAAGGTGCTCGACACGGGCACCGGGCCTCCGGGCGGAGTTCACGCCCCGGATATGGACAAAAAAATGCACGGAGAAGAGGCTAGTCGCGGCATGGGAATGTTCCTTATTCAGTCTTTGGTGGATGAGGCAGAATGGGTGAGTGCGCCTCTCACTGGAAGCTACGCCCGACTCGTCATACGCTTAAACAACACTAGAGATTGA
- a CDS encoding STAS domain-containing protein, translated as MADSGTKVKMEQVKCASGDPITVLRFAGDITSSSEPAVLGTYSGLSPETSKRILLDFSKVEYLNSSGIALIIQLLYAASQKGQTVQTFGLTPHFQKVFTMVGITKYTKLYPDEAAACAGFE; from the coding sequence ATGGCGGACTCAGGTACGAAGGTCAAAATGGAGCAGGTTAAGTGCGCCTCTGGCGATCCAATCACGGTACTGCGCTTCGCCGGCGACATCACGAGTTCGTCCGAGCCTGCGGTACTAGGCACGTACAGCGGACTATCGCCCGAGACATCCAAGCGCATCCTGCTTGATTTTTCCAAGGTGGAGTATCTCAACTCCAGCGGCATCGCACTGATCATTCAACTGCTCTACGCTGCAAGTCAGAAAGGACAAACCGTCCAGACCTTCGGCCTGACTCCGCACTTCCAGAAAGTCTTCACCATGGTAGGCATAACGAAGTACACCAAACTCTACCCCGATGAAGCCGCCGCCTGTGCAGGCTTCGAATAA
- a CDS encoding PP2C family protein-serine/threonine phosphatase, whose protein sequence is MRRARVSTVLLLLFGFAVGLRGEKPQSAPAPRAQLEATLGDSTVELSGLWKFHIGDDMAWAQPDFDDSSWGTIDLTPPAGSANPELGSSGYIPGWTANGYPKHTGFAWYRLRVNVQSSHGRLAIKMPNEVDDAYQLYVNGQLLGELGKFGEHRTTAYSTLPREFRLPRELRNGPITIAVRIYMDSASLFLTPDAGGMHEPPVLGHAGVIGTLIQMDWDNTAHVVGSGFLEMLILLLAWMVAVSLLSMDRTEPSYLWLSLVCAVTILGNGVVLIVSFVPWIALTPGIFLQSVIINPIRIGLWVIFWGYWFRISQMQWVHRIVWGLVALTMIGTAMMSAPIYGEHIPVHASVYLLPILLGLRLSFAALLCAITFRGIRKQKTEGWLALSAVVLVAVALFQVQLRLLLHIPTAFNILGFDVQLGTISTIFSLFLITVMLVRRFLQTQRIREQWKAEIEQARQIQHVLIPEHLPQTPGLAIESEYRPAREVGGDFFQILPVQEDGSVLIVVGDVTGKGLQAGMLVALIVGAIRTAVQYDSDPLILMNSLNDRLWGRGRASATCLILQICTDGRVTLANAGHLPPYLNGAEVEMGGSLPIGVVPGAEFFVSHFKLEPGDTLMLMSDGVAEAQDQEKQLFGFERIEKMLQQPISAAELASAAQDFGQEDDILVLRIQRRLQPENVPDEKRILTAM, encoded by the coding sequence ATGCGCCGTGCAAGAGTTTCGACCGTGTTGTTGCTGCTCTTTGGTTTTGCAGTTGGACTGCGTGGAGAGAAACCTCAGTCAGCTCCTGCACCTAGAGCGCAGCTGGAGGCCACGCTCGGCGATAGCACCGTCGAACTCTCCGGCCTCTGGAAGTTCCATATCGGCGACGACATGGCCTGGGCGCAACCGGACTTTGACGACTCGAGCTGGGGGACGATCGATCTGACTCCACCTGCGGGGTCCGCGAATCCGGAGCTAGGCAGCAGCGGATACATTCCTGGCTGGACCGCCAACGGTTATCCGAAACATACGGGATTTGCCTGGTATCGGCTGCGCGTGAATGTGCAGAGTTCGCACGGCAGGCTTGCGATCAAGATGCCGAACGAAGTCGACGACGCATATCAGCTTTATGTCAATGGTCAGCTGCTTGGGGAACTCGGGAAGTTTGGCGAACATAGGACGACCGCGTATAGCACACTTCCGCGAGAGTTTCGGCTGCCGAGAGAGCTGCGCAACGGGCCAATTACTATTGCGGTGCGGATCTACATGGACAGTGCATCTCTTTTTCTTACTCCAGACGCGGGGGGAATGCACGAACCTCCAGTTCTTGGCCACGCCGGAGTGATTGGAACCCTGATTCAGATGGACTGGGACAACACCGCGCATGTTGTAGGCAGTGGCTTCCTGGAGATGTTGATTCTGCTCCTTGCATGGATGGTCGCAGTCAGCCTTCTCTCAATGGACCGCACGGAACCTTCGTATCTGTGGCTAAGCCTGGTTTGCGCAGTGACGATCCTGGGAAATGGCGTCGTCCTGATTGTCAGTTTTGTGCCATGGATTGCCCTGACACCTGGAATTTTTCTGCAGTCTGTCATCATTAATCCGATTCGAATTGGGCTTTGGGTTATCTTCTGGGGCTATTGGTTCCGCATCAGCCAGATGCAGTGGGTTCATCGCATCGTTTGGGGGCTGGTCGCGCTTACGATGATCGGAACGGCCATGATGAGTGCGCCGATTTACGGTGAACACATCCCGGTGCACGCTTCCGTTTATCTGCTACCTATTCTGCTGGGGCTGAGGCTTAGTTTTGCTGCGCTTTTGTGCGCAATTACCTTTCGAGGTATCCGCAAACAGAAGACCGAAGGATGGCTGGCCCTCTCGGCAGTCGTTCTGGTAGCCGTCGCTCTCTTTCAAGTACAACTCCGCCTTCTTCTTCATATACCGACCGCATTCAACATCCTTGGATTCGATGTTCAATTGGGAACTATCTCGACGATCTTCTCACTCTTTCTGATCACGGTCATGTTGGTTCGGCGATTCCTGCAGACCCAGCGGATACGTGAACAGTGGAAGGCTGAGATCGAACAGGCACGGCAGATTCAACACGTGCTTATTCCAGAGCATCTACCGCAGACACCTGGTCTTGCCATCGAAAGTGAGTATCGTCCGGCACGCGAGGTCGGCGGGGACTTCTTCCAGATCCTTCCTGTGCAGGAGGATGGCAGCGTGCTGATCGTGGTTGGCGACGTCACAGGGAAGGGCTTGCAGGCTGGGATGCTGGTTGCGCTGATCGTTGGCGCGATACGGACGGCGGTTCAATACGACTCCGATCCTTTGATTTTAATGAACAGCCTTAATGATCGGTTGTGGGGGCGTGGTCGGGCCAGTGCGACCTGCCTCATCCTGCAGATTTGCACCGACGGGCGGGTCACGCTGGCAAACGCGGGACATCTGCCACCGTATCTGAACGGGGCAGAGGTTGAGATGGGCGGTTCGCTGCCGATCGGCGTGGTGCCTGGAGCTGAGTTCTTTGTCTCCCATTTCAAGCTGGAGCCAGGGGACACACTGATGCTGATGTCAGACGGAGTCGCTGAGGCGCAGGATCAAGAGAAGCAGCTGTTTGGGTTTGAACGCATCGAGAAGATGCTGCAACAGCCAATCTCAGCGGCAGAGTTGGCGTCGGCTGCCCAGGACTTTGGGCAGGAAGATGACATTCTGGTGCTGCGGATTCAGCGCAGACTCCAGCCTGAGAACGTTCCTGACGAGAAGCGCATTCTCACGGCGATGTAA
- a CDS encoding lipopolysaccharide biosynthesis protein, with product MTTVRSDDSRGDPSLETVDEATRSPLNAKVRRMLRIVFHFFLGQGALQGINVIIGIFLIRVLSVSDYAKFGLASGFQATTSILMDLGCASTIIPLIGDRALDPLVVGRYVRGAKSLRDTAFWMLSPFAAVVFLIITHKQKWPWPIQITLLMTVLLALYSSGPVSYYSAPLFLHRRLRDYYVPQTISNIYRLGAYVVLSVLGALNSWTAAGLSALNITFNGQLLGRKSRQFFTWPQTNDLSIRKEIGRYILPASPAIILGAFHGQVALFLISIFGNTVSIAEVAALGRLGLIFNFLMTFNIVIVEPYIARLQRGRLLLTYFRLIFFAALCCAGLVLFSFAVPTVFLWLLGPKYGDLRGLIGWVVLTACINYVAGLIWIMNRSRKWVFWRGTIAEIGLLLLVQVGYVIVFGVRSTRDAVMFNLASSFCYVFAHSYVAVYGFLKKEENPVAELAPDPPMMD from the coding sequence ATGACAACCGTAAGATCTGACGATTCTCGTGGCGATCCTTCACTGGAGACAGTTGATGAAGCGACGCGTAGCCCATTGAACGCGAAGGTTCGCCGAATGCTCCGGATCGTGTTCCACTTTTTTCTTGGCCAGGGAGCACTTCAGGGAATCAACGTAATCATTGGAATTTTTCTTATACGCGTCTTGAGCGTCAGTGATTATGCAAAGTTCGGGTTGGCTTCAGGATTTCAGGCTACGACCTCGATCTTAATGGATCTAGGTTGTGCCAGTACGATCATACCTTTGATTGGCGATCGGGCTCTGGATCCATTAGTTGTAGGTAGATATGTGCGGGGCGCAAAGTCTCTCCGGGACACTGCATTTTGGATGTTGTCACCTTTTGCAGCTGTTGTCTTCTTGATCATTACTCATAAACAGAAGTGGCCATGGCCCATTCAGATCACGCTGTTGATGACGGTTCTTCTCGCGCTTTATTCGAGCGGCCCCGTCTCTTACTATTCAGCCCCGTTGTTTCTTCACAGGCGGTTGCGCGATTATTATGTCCCGCAAACGATTTCGAACATCTATAGGTTGGGTGCTTATGTTGTTCTGAGTGTTTTAGGTGCGCTCAATTCATGGACGGCTGCTGGATTGAGTGCATTGAATATCACCTTTAATGGCCAACTTCTCGGGAGAAAGAGCCGACAGTTCTTCACTTGGCCACAGACCAACGACCTGTCGATCCGGAAAGAGATTGGTCGTTATATCCTGCCAGCTTCTCCGGCTATCATTTTGGGTGCTTTTCATGGACAGGTGGCGTTATTTCTAATCAGTATCTTTGGCAATACGGTGAGCATCGCTGAGGTCGCGGCGTTAGGACGTCTCGGTCTCATCTTCAACTTTCTGATGACGTTTAATATAGTGATCGTCGAACCGTATATAGCTCGCTTGCAACGGGGACGATTACTTCTCACTTATTTTCGTCTGATTTTCTTCGCTGCACTCTGCTGTGCCGGACTAGTTCTGTTTTCTTTTGCTGTTCCCACTGTCTTCCTATGGCTTTTAGGGCCGAAATATGGCGATCTACGCGGTTTGATCGGATGGGTCGTTCTGACGGCATGCATCAACTACGTTGCTGGGTTGATTTGGATCATGAACCGCTCCCGCAAATGGGTGTTCTGGCGAGGGACGATTGCGGAGATCGGACTGCTGCTGCTTGTTCAAGTCGGATATGTAATCGTCTTTGGAGTACGAAGCACTCGAGACGCGGTTATGTTTAATCTTGCTTCCAGTTTCTGTTATGTTTTCGCCCATTCGTACGTAGCGGTCTACGGCTTTCTAAAGAAGGAAGAGAACCCCGTGGCGGAACTGGCACCGGATCCACCTATGATGGATTGA
- a CDS encoding class I SAM-dependent methyltransferase, with product MFEQGSVLEIGSGPVGLGRFRKVPFVGCDVSFPFEPSWPMTPMVASATELPLKDNEFDVVVASDVLEHVPPHLRKMVISEALRVARKLVIFGFPSGRPAWESDRELLNVYVKSKRTPPGWLSEHMDAPFPESEIFEGLEGWEMRQQGNESISFHSWLMQKEMSGIFNRASSLGMQIAPSLVEMLLRRADRGPFYRQIFTLRSTKND from the coding sequence ATGTTCGAGCAGGGATCTGTACTTGAAATTGGTTCTGGCCCTGTCGGTCTGGGGCGATTCCGTAAAGTTCCTTTTGTCGGTTGTGATGTTTCCTTCCCCTTTGAGCCATCATGGCCTATGACCCCCATGGTCGCTTCTGCGACGGAGTTGCCCCTGAAGGACAACGAATTTGATGTCGTCGTCGCATCGGATGTACTTGAGCATGTTCCACCTCATCTACGAAAAATGGTGATTAGCGAGGCTCTTCGTGTTGCACGTAAGCTTGTTATCTTCGGATTTCCGTCTGGCAGGCCAGCCTGGGAGTCGGATCGAGAGTTGCTGAATGTTTACGTGAAATCTAAACGGACACCACCAGGTTGGCTCAGCGAGCACATGGATGCACCCTTCCCTGAATCAGAGATATTTGAAGGATTGGAAGGGTGGGAGATGCGGCAACAAGGCAATGAAAGCATATCCTTCCATTCATGGCTGATGCAGAAAGAGATGTCAGGAATCTTTAATAGGGCGTCTTCGCTAGGAATGCAAATTGCGCCGTCTCTTGTTGAGATGTTGCTACGCAGAGCGGATCGAGGGCCATTTTATCGGCAGATTTTTACCTTACGAAGCACCAAGAATGATTGA